One genomic window of Paeniglutamicibacter sp. Y32M11 includes the following:
- the benA gene encoding benzoate 1,2-dioxygenase large subunit has protein sequence MTEILDTVSTLLDDALVDSPETGVFRANRNIFTDEEIFELEMKHIWEGNWIYLAHESQIPNIGDYFTTNIGRQPIVISRNKEGVLNALINACSHRGAMLCRRKTDNRTTFTCPFHGWTFNNSGKLLKVKDSRGAGYPEGFNKDGSHDLTKVARFESYRGFLFGSLNADVKPLTEHLGESTKIMDMIVDQSPDGLEVLRGSSTYTYDGNWKLQAENGADGYHVSATHWNYAATQARRASGESSNETKTMDAGGWDKQEGGYYSFENGHLLLWTEWLDPANRPLAEKRDELVAAHGEAKADWMIGVSRNLCLYPNVYLMDQFSSQIRVFRPVAVDKTEVTIYCIAPVGESDEARANRIRQYEDFFNASGMATPDDLEEFRSCQKTYMATAAKWNDLSRGQAHQITGADDNAKKIGLEPISSGARTEDEGLYPIQHGYWLNTMRQAVAAEAASTTTGTTEQGNHHDCNH, from the coding sequence ATGACAGAAATACTTGATACCGTCTCGACCCTGCTTGATGATGCACTCGTTGACAGCCCGGAGACCGGCGTCTTCCGCGCCAACCGAAATATCTTCACCGACGAAGAGATTTTCGAACTCGAGATGAAGCACATCTGGGAGGGCAACTGGATTTACCTGGCCCACGAGTCCCAGATCCCCAACATCGGCGACTACTTCACGACCAACATCGGCCGCCAGCCGATCGTGATCTCCCGCAACAAGGAAGGCGTGCTCAACGCCCTCATCAACGCGTGCAGCCACCGTGGCGCCATGCTCTGCCGCCGCAAGACGGATAACCGCACCACCTTCACCTGCCCATTCCACGGCTGGACCTTCAACAACTCCGGCAAGCTGCTCAAGGTCAAGGACTCCCGCGGCGCCGGCTACCCGGAGGGCTTCAACAAGGACGGCTCGCACGACTTGACCAAGGTCGCTCGTTTCGAGTCTTACCGCGGTTTCCTCTTCGGCTCACTGAACGCCGATGTAAAGCCGCTGACCGAGCACCTGGGCGAGTCCACCAAGATCATGGACATGATCGTGGACCAGTCCCCGGACGGCCTTGAGGTCCTGCGCGGCTCCTCCACCTACACCTACGACGGCAACTGGAAGCTTCAGGCCGAAAACGGCGCCGACGGTTACCACGTCTCGGCTACCCACTGGAACTACGCAGCCACCCAGGCCCGCCGTGCCTCCGGCGAATCCTCCAACGAAACCAAGACCATGGACGCCGGCGGCTGGGACAAGCAGGAAGGTGGCTACTACTCCTTCGAGAACGGCCACCTGCTGCTCTGGACCGAATGGCTGGACCCTGCCAACCGCCCGCTGGCCGAAAAGCGCGACGAGCTGGTCGCCGCCCACGGCGAGGCCAAGGCCGACTGGATGATCGGTGTCTCGCGGAACCTCTGCCTGTACCCGAACGTGTACCTGATGGATCAGTTCTCCTCGCAGATCCGCGTCTTCCGCCCGGTGGCAGTGGACAAGACCGAGGTCACCATCTACTGCATCGCCCCGGTCGGCGAATCCGACGAGGCTCGCGCCAACCGCATCCGCCAGTACGAGGACTTCTTCAACGCCTCGGGCATGGCCACACCGGATGACCTGGAGGAATTCCGTTCCTGCCAGAAGACCTACATGGCCACCGCCGCCAAGTGGAACGACCTCTCCCGCGGCCAGGCACACCAGATCACCGGAGCCGACGATAACGCCAAGAAGATCGGCCTGGAGCCCATCTCCTCCGGTGCCCGCACCGAGGACGAGGGCCTGTACCCGATCCAGCACGGTTACTGGCTGAACACCATGCGTCAGGCCGTTGCCGCCGAGGCCGCATCCACCACCACCGGCACCACCGAACAGGGGAACCACCATGACTGCAACCACTAA
- the benB gene encoding benzoate 1,2-dioxygenase small subunit, protein MTATTNDILTTVTTGAGELSIEEIKQFLFREARFLDDRDFDRWIDCYHPEATFWMPAWADDDKLTEDPQREISLIFYPNRGGIEDRVFRIKTDRSSATSLPEPRTGHNISNVEIVSVDGDKVDVRFNWFTLYYRYQNVDTYFGTSYYTIDYSGTQPVIMAKKVVLKNDYIHHVVDIYHI, encoded by the coding sequence ATGACTGCAACCACTAACGACATCCTCACCACGGTCACCACCGGTGCCGGTGAGCTCAGCATCGAAGAGATCAAGCAGTTCCTCTTCCGCGAGGCACGCTTCCTGGATGACCGCGACTTCGATCGCTGGATTGACTGCTACCACCCCGAGGCCACCTTCTGGATGCCGGCCTGGGCCGATGACGACAAGCTCACCGAGGACCCGCAGCGCGAGATCTCGCTGATCTTCTACCCGAACCGCGGTGGCATCGAGGACCGCGTCTTCCGTATCAAGACCGACCGTTCCTCGGCCACGTCGCTGCCGGAGCCACGCACCGGGCACAACATCTCCAACGTGGAGATCGTGTCGGTTGACGGTGACAAGGTTGATGTTCGCTTCAACTGGTTCACGCTGTACTACCGCTACCAGAACGTCGATACCTACTTCGGCACCTCGTACTACACCATCGATTACTCCGGCACCCAGCCGGTCATCATGGCCAAGAAGGTCGTTTTGAAAAACGACTACATCCACCACGTGGTGGATATTTACCACATCTAG
- the benC gene encoding benzoate 1,2-dioxygenase electron transfer component BenC, with product MTYQVALAFEDGITRFIKVGPRETVADASYKARINIPLDCRDGACGTCKAFCESGKFDGGDYIEEALTDDEAEKGFCLPCQMVPESDLVLQIPTTSDVAKTTATTYSSTLTEIRRLSETTYAFNLEIENRDELSFLPGQYVNIEVPGSNGQTRSYSFSSGPDISTLSFLIRITDGGRMSTYMRDVAAVGDTINFTGPMGSFFLRDPKRTSLLLAGGTGLAPLLAILEKLSGMETPHPTHLIYGVNTDTDLVELDVLENYKSRITGFTFDTVVGDPNSAAEKKGYVTNHFEPHHLAEGDVDIYLCGPPPMVEGVRRHLEAEGLKPQNFYFEKFALAVTPAATDAPAAEAAEAPAAVTEAAPASLPAYEIGEEHASFEAQFDARMALELAIVELTMGKLTPEQLVEFKVLAELAGKTLDGEKFVSSEAFTVTNEAFHQFLFKCVGNEHLLQAYNRLEVPAIMAKVLRREHWIDGAVDADHLAIVSAFENQDLAEARKAIISHNEHAKATMAAATKNPIA from the coding sequence ATGACCTACCAGGTTGCCCTCGCTTTCGAGGACGGTATCACCAGGTTCATCAAAGTTGGACCCCGTGAAACCGTCGCCGACGCCTCCTACAAGGCACGGATCAATATCCCGCTGGACTGCCGCGACGGCGCCTGCGGTACCTGCAAGGCTTTCTGCGAATCCGGCAAGTTCGACGGCGGTGACTACATCGAGGAAGCACTGACCGACGACGAAGCCGAAAAGGGCTTCTGCCTCCCGTGCCAGATGGTCCCGGAATCGGACCTCGTGCTGCAGATCCCCACCACCTCGGATGTCGCCAAGACGACCGCCACCACCTACTCCTCGACGCTGACCGAGATCCGCCGTCTCTCCGAAACGACCTACGCGTTTAACCTCGAGATCGAGAACCGCGACGAGCTCTCCTTCCTGCCCGGCCAGTACGTGAACATCGAAGTTCCCGGCTCCAATGGTCAGACCCGCTCGTACTCCTTCAGCTCTGGCCCGGATATCTCCACCCTCTCCTTCTTGATCCGCATCACCGACGGCGGACGGATGTCCACCTACATGCGCGACGTTGCGGCAGTTGGGGATACGATCAACTTCACCGGGCCGATGGGTAGCTTCTTCCTGCGTGATCCCAAGCGCACGTCGCTGCTACTCGCCGGCGGCACCGGACTGGCCCCGCTGCTGGCCATCTTGGAAAAGCTCTCGGGCATGGAGACTCCCCACCCGACCCACCTGATCTACGGCGTCAACACCGACACCGATCTGGTTGAGCTTGATGTGCTTGAGAACTACAAGTCGCGCATCACCGGCTTCACCTTCGACACCGTGGTCGGAGACCCGAACAGCGCCGCGGAAAAGAAGGGCTACGTCACCAACCACTTCGAGCCGCACCACCTGGCCGAGGGCGACGTGGATATCTACCTCTGCGGTCCCCCGCCGATGGTTGAGGGCGTCCGCCGCCACCTCGAGGCCGAAGGCCTGAAGCCTCAAAACTTCTACTTCGAGAAGTTCGCGCTGGCCGTGACCCCCGCCGCAACCGACGCCCCGGCGGCAGAGGCCGCCGAGGCTCCAGCAGCGGTCACCGAAGCGGCTCCCGCTTCCTTGCCGGCCTACGAGATCGGCGAGGAGCACGCCTCGTTCGAGGCGCAGTTCGACGCCCGCATGGCCCTGGAATTGGCCATCGTTGAACTAACCATGGGCAAGCTGACGCCCGAGCAGCTTGTTGAGTTCAAGGTCCTGGCCGAGTTGGCCGGCAAGACTTTGGATGGCGAGAAGTTTGTCAGTTCCGAGGCCTTCACCGTCACCAACGAGGCCTTCCACCAGTTCCTGTTCAAATGCGTTGGCAACGAACACCTGCTCCAGGCGTACAACCGCCTCGAGGTTCCTGCCATCATGGCCAAGGTATTGCGCCGGGAGCACTGGATCGACGGAGCCGTCGACGCCGATCACCTGGCCATCGTTTCCGCGTTCGAGAATCAGGACCTGGCCGAAGCCCGCAAGGCCATCATCTCCCACAACGAGCATGCCAAGGCCACCATGGCAGCCGCGACCAAGAACCCCATCGCATGA
- a CDS encoding 1,6-dihydroxycyclohexa-2,4-diene-1-carboxylate dehydrogenase: MSTPEQGVNVTAEAGLPLSFHADRFASKVVLITGAAQGIGWAVARRIAAEGGSLVLVDRSPLVHDVAEGLRSHGVSALSVTADLEVFEGALSAVSAAVNEYGRIDVLINNVGGTIWAKPFEHYSPEEIGKEIQRSLFPTLWMCRAAFPEMIKASSGTIVNVSSVATRGLNRVPYAGAKGGVKAITSALAMEGAAHGIRVVATAPGGTEAPERQVKRGPSPEGEQEKAWYQQIVDQTIDSTLLKRYGTLDEQAGPIAFLASDEASYITGSTLPVAGGDLG; this comes from the coding sequence ATGAGCACGCCAGAGCAGGGCGTGAACGTGACGGCAGAGGCAGGGTTACCGCTCTCCTTCCATGCGGACCGCTTCGCCTCCAAGGTTGTTCTGATCACCGGTGCCGCACAGGGCATCGGCTGGGCCGTGGCTCGGCGGATTGCCGCCGAGGGTGGGTCATTGGTCCTGGTGGACCGCTCTCCCCTGGTCCACGACGTGGCCGAGGGATTGCGTAGCCACGGAGTGAGTGCCCTGAGTGTGACGGCCGACCTCGAGGTCTTTGAGGGCGCGTTGTCGGCGGTGAGCGCCGCGGTGAACGAGTATGGCCGCATTGATGTGCTGATCAACAACGTTGGCGGCACCATCTGGGCCAAGCCGTTTGAGCACTACTCCCCGGAGGAAATCGGCAAGGAGATCCAGCGTTCGCTCTTCCCGACCCTGTGGATGTGCCGTGCGGCGTTCCCCGAAATGATCAAGGCCTCATCCGGCACCATCGTGAACGTTTCATCGGTGGCAACCCGCGGACTCAACCGGGTCCCGTATGCCGGAGCCAAGGGTGGGGTTAAGGCCATCACCTCGGCCCTGGCCATGGAGGGGGCAGCCCACGGAATCCGTGTGGTGGCCACCGCGCCCGGCGGCACCGAAGCACCCGAACGCCAAGTCAAGCGCGGTCCCTCCCCCGAGGGCGAGCAGGAGAAGGCCTGGTACCAGCAGATCGTGGACCAGACCATCGATTCCACCCTGCTCAAGCGCTACGGAACCCTCGACGAACAGGCAGGTCCCATCGCGTTCCTAGCCTCCGATGAGGCCTCCTACATCACCGGCAGCACCTTGCCGGTGGCAGGCGGGGACCTCGGCTAG
- a CDS encoding aromatic acid/H+ symport family MFS transporter, translating to MKSPQSSATLKQKTTVHWVVTIAAIALIFDGYDLVVYGTVVSTLLNDPTQLGAIGPATAGLLGSWALFGVMVGALVTGAIGDYLGRRKIMIAGIIWFSVGMALTSLATTVTAFGGLRFFTGLGVGALVATAGAVVAEFAPKGKRNYYNAIVYSGVPVGGVLASLLAIVLLDHVGWRGLFLIGATPLLFLLPMALVKLPESPEWLMARGRTEQAQAVSLRTGVPIIAPASTGGAHVLAPVVPETKIGFRALASKKYALPTLLLGLMSFAGLMLTYGLNTWLPQIMSTFGYGKSYSLAFLLVLNAGAVFGGLIASVGADRVGAKRVVSTTFFLAAVAMVMLTLHLPFGILLALVAVAGVGTIGTQVLIYGFVSNYYNAAARGAGVAWCAGFGRLGGIFGPLIGGLLIAAGVQNHIAFYVFAAVAIVGALVTAFVPLRNSETHLATLAAESATVAK from the coding sequence GTGAAATCACCGCAGTCAAGCGCCACCCTGAAGCAAAAAACCACCGTCCACTGGGTCGTCACCATCGCGGCGATCGCCCTGATCTTTGATGGATACGATCTGGTTGTCTACGGCACCGTCGTCTCGACCTTGCTCAACGACCCAACCCAGCTCGGCGCGATCGGCCCGGCCACGGCGGGCCTACTGGGCAGCTGGGCACTCTTTGGTGTCATGGTCGGTGCTCTGGTGACCGGCGCGATCGGTGACTACCTCGGCCGCCGCAAAATCATGATTGCGGGCATCATCTGGTTCTCCGTGGGTATGGCGCTGACGTCCTTGGCCACCACTGTCACGGCCTTTGGCGGCCTGCGCTTCTTCACCGGCCTCGGCGTCGGGGCCTTGGTTGCCACCGCCGGTGCCGTTGTTGCCGAATTCGCCCCCAAGGGCAAGCGCAACTACTACAACGCCATCGTGTACTCCGGTGTCCCGGTGGGCGGCGTCTTGGCCTCCTTGCTGGCCATCGTACTGCTGGACCACGTCGGCTGGCGCGGGCTTTTCCTCATCGGTGCAACTCCTTTGCTCTTCCTGCTGCCAATGGCTTTGGTGAAGCTGCCCGAGTCTCCCGAATGGCTCATGGCCCGCGGCCGCACCGAGCAAGCCCAGGCCGTTTCGCTGCGCACCGGTGTCCCGATCATCGCTCCCGCCTCGACCGGTGGCGCCCATGTTTTGGCGCCGGTGGTCCCCGAGACGAAGATCGGTTTCCGTGCCCTGGCTTCCAAGAAGTACGCCCTGCCCACTCTGCTGCTGGGCCTGATGAGCTTCGCCGGCTTGATGCTGACCTATGGCCTGAACACCTGGTTGCCGCAGATCATGTCCACCTTCGGCTACGGCAAGTCCTACTCACTGGCCTTCCTGCTGGTGCTTAATGCCGGTGCCGTCTTTGGCGGATTGATTGCCTCCGTGGGTGCCGACCGTGTTGGTGCCAAGCGCGTGGTTTCCACAACGTTCTTCTTGGCCGCGGTGGCCATGGTCATGCTGACGCTGCACCTACCCTTCGGCATCCTGCTGGCCTTGGTGGCCGTGGCGGGCGTGGGTACCATCGGCACCCAGGTGCTGATCTACGGGTTTGTATCTAACTACTACAACGCCGCCGCACGCGGCGCCGGTGTGGCCTGGTGTGCCGGATTCGGCCGTCTCGGTGGCATCTTCGGACCATTGATTGGCGGGCTGCTGATTGCCGCGGGAGTGCAGAACCACATCGCCTTCTACGTCTTTGCAGCGGTTGCTATTGTTGGTGCACTGGTGACAGCCTTTGTGCCGCTGCGCAATTCCGAAACCCATTTGGCGACGCTCGCCGCGGAATCGGCTACTGTCGCAAAATAA
- a CDS encoding LuxR family transcriptional regulator gives MDQQRATALLARLLQSAEGGAPQLVVVQGPSGCGKSTTVRRFMENNKHVASFSSAGARWEQDLPGSALQEMLDTSNIAEGVSLPERLMAFLKAVGKRPGIFLVENLQWADTHSLAALLFAWRRLRGERVLLILTLRQEDAAFLPPGAEELIRTPNSTTLELDPPSPAALKEISNTRLGVELSAAAADQLATYTGGNIHTVLNLIRENPDETWNHLNHRFPAPRALSAEAATRLSGVSDAARSLIEAAAILQPGVRLDAVVELTKADDPLPLVEKCVASGLVSVAGSGGNLTLVFPGPLEQMAIYHLIPLSRRLALHGAAATLSDDEGEALAHRADATLLSDPALSHQLELYAEKQSRKSAWAAAAVALHRAASLEPEPTQREPLFLRAVDATVAAGDLPSALAFSDELASLPASPERDLLSGYIAILQGRANTADRWLTSSWTGAKESSLTRIMATVAQRRVLHSLCKLDGRLLSSWAAKTRELAPTGSTVAVEASVIHGLGLGMLGQSREGEEMLANLLKTLPTGAQRQRAEMAMGWLHIAGDQIELARHELASSSSTDYSEGSHRIALWARGWLARAEFSAGDWDQALETVRAGVLIQERSGIELVSPLLHHTAVLIHSMRGEREEVEAHLAKAWARTGSYEVMQVPYRMARAAAARARADYDEVLLALEPMLTFDRTGGIDEPGFWPWQDTYADALVRKDRLEEAEAFLDPFEEVARQRKHRSSVARCLVVRGQICGARGDQNGARAAFEEALALLQGLTLPVLRAHVEYAYGQSLRRSGKRADAAGPLTRALAGFTQLGAAIYIDRCNRELQATGISVPRRDPADWSSLTSQEKAVADLVCAGASNKKAAEELFIGSKTVQYHLTRIYAKLGVSTRTELAARYRDNER, from the coding sequence ATGGATCAACAACGAGCAACGGCGCTTTTGGCTCGATTGCTGCAGTCTGCCGAAGGTGGAGCGCCTCAACTGGTGGTGGTGCAGGGCCCCTCGGGGTGCGGCAAAAGCACCACGGTGCGGCGCTTCATGGAAAACAACAAGCACGTGGCGTCCTTCTCCTCCGCCGGCGCGCGTTGGGAACAAGACCTGCCAGGATCCGCCCTGCAGGAAATGCTTGATACCTCTAACATCGCCGAGGGAGTGTCACTTCCCGAGCGACTGATGGCCTTCCTCAAGGCCGTGGGTAAGCGCCCGGGTATCTTCCTGGTGGAAAACCTGCAGTGGGCCGATACCCATTCCCTCGCTGCCTTGCTCTTCGCCTGGCGTCGACTGCGTGGTGAACGCGTACTGCTGATTCTCACCCTCCGACAGGAGGATGCCGCGTTCCTGCCGCCCGGCGCCGAGGAACTGATTAGGACGCCCAACAGCACCACCCTTGAGTTGGATCCGCCCAGCCCCGCGGCACTAAAGGAAATTTCCAATACCCGGCTCGGCGTGGAACTTTCCGCCGCCGCCGCCGATCAGCTGGCCACCTATACCGGCGGCAATATCCATACCGTCCTGAACCTCATTCGGGAAAATCCTGACGAAACATGGAACCACCTCAACCATCGTTTTCCGGCTCCCCGGGCGCTCAGCGCCGAAGCCGCCACGCGATTAAGCGGTGTCTCCGACGCCGCCCGTTCGCTGATCGAGGCGGCCGCCATACTTCAACCCGGAGTCAGGCTGGACGCCGTGGTGGAGCTCACCAAAGCGGATGACCCCTTGCCGCTGGTTGAAAAATGTGTGGCCTCCGGATTGGTATCGGTGGCCGGCAGCGGTGGGAACCTCACGCTGGTGTTCCCCGGTCCTCTAGAACAGATGGCCATTTATCATCTGATCCCACTCTCGCGGCGACTAGCCTTGCACGGCGCCGCGGCAACCCTGAGCGACGACGAGGGCGAGGCCCTGGCTCACCGCGCCGATGCCACCTTGCTCTCTGACCCGGCGCTGTCGCACCAGCTGGAACTTTATGCGGAAAAGCAGTCGCGGAAGAGCGCATGGGCAGCTGCAGCAGTTGCCCTGCATCGGGCCGCCAGCCTGGAGCCCGAGCCTACACAACGCGAACCGCTTTTTCTGCGGGCAGTGGATGCCACGGTGGCAGCCGGCGATTTGCCCAGCGCTCTGGCCTTCTCCGACGAGCTGGCAAGCCTACCGGCCAGCCCCGAACGCGATCTACTATCCGGGTACATTGCCATCCTCCAGGGCCGAGCCAACACCGCCGACCGCTGGCTCACCAGCTCGTGGACAGGTGCCAAGGAATCCTCGTTAACCAGAATCATGGCGACCGTCGCCCAACGCCGAGTCCTTCATTCCCTGTGCAAGCTCGACGGTCGTCTCTTATCCAGCTGGGCGGCAAAAACTCGGGAACTCGCCCCGACCGGAAGCACCGTGGCCGTGGAGGCCTCCGTGATTCACGGTCTGGGCTTGGGCATGCTGGGCCAAAGCCGGGAGGGCGAGGAAATGCTCGCCAACCTACTGAAAACCCTGCCCACCGGAGCCCAGCGCCAACGCGCCGAAATGGCCATGGGTTGGTTACATATCGCCGGGGATCAAATAGAACTGGCTCGCCATGAATTAGCCAGTTCCAGCTCCACGGATTACTCCGAGGGTTCCCACCGCATTGCCCTGTGGGCCAGGGGTTGGCTTGCCCGAGCCGAATTTTCCGCCGGCGATTGGGATCAGGCTTTGGAAACGGTGCGAGCTGGCGTCCTGATTCAGGAGCGCTCCGGAATCGAATTGGTCAGCCCCTTGCTGCACCACACCGCTGTCCTGATCCACTCCATGCGCGGGGAACGCGAAGAGGTCGAGGCCCATCTGGCCAAGGCCTGGGCACGGACCGGAAGCTACGAAGTCATGCAGGTGCCCTACCGCATGGCTAGGGCGGCGGCGGCCAGGGCCAGAGCCGACTATGACGAAGTGCTCCTGGCACTCGAACCCATGCTGACCTTTGACCGTACTGGGGGCATTGACGAACCCGGTTTCTGGCCATGGCAGGACACCTACGCCGATGCGCTGGTACGCAAGGACCGATTGGAGGAAGCAGAGGCGTTCCTGGATCCGTTTGAGGAGGTGGCCCGCCAACGCAAGCACCGTTCCTCCGTGGCACGGTGTTTGGTGGTGCGTGGTCAGATCTGTGGCGCGCGCGGTGACCAGAACGGTGCACGCGCCGCCTTCGAGGAGGCCCTGGCCTTGTTGCAGGGCCTCACGCTTCCGGTCTTGCGGGCCCACGTGGAGTACGCCTATGGGCAATCCCTGCGCAGGTCTGGGAAACGCGCGGATGCTGCGGGTCCACTGACCCGGGCACTGGCTGGTTTCACGCAATTGGGCGCTGCCATCTACATCGATCGCTGCAACCGAGAGTTACAAGCGACGGGCATCAGCGTTCCGCGCCGCGATCCGGCCGATTGGTCATCGCTCACCTCCCAGGAAAAGGCCGTCGCCGATCTTGTCTGCGCCGGGGCCAGCAATAAAAAGGCCGCGGAGGAGCTGTTCATCGGTTCCAAGACGGTCCAGTACCACTTGACCAGGATCTACGCGAAGCTCGGGGTCAGCACACGCACCGAGCTTGCCGCACGGTACCGGGACAACGAGCGCTAA
- a CDS encoding alpha/beta fold hydrolase, whose translation MGSEVRKLRLATGIELPCFIDGDADARPLLLLHAWGESFESFDRLAPLLGSFRIYAPDLRGQGDADKPVDGYALAEQAADAAAILAALDVPRAFVLGSSSGGYVAQALAVGYPECVAALVLVGAPLSLRRRPDFTEKVEALTDPVSVAWVRESFSWFPLLHEVPAWFIDDRVDDGTRMPAHVWRAILDGLCEATPPTESGTIDAPTLILWGGHDHLLSLADEQTLAARIAGSVLKVYPDSGHLILWECPEEVAADAMEFLAALH comes from the coding sequence ATGGGATCCGAGGTCAGGAAGCTCAGACTCGCCACGGGCATTGAATTGCCGTGTTTCATCGACGGAGACGCGGATGCCAGGCCGCTGTTGTTGCTCCATGCGTGGGGAGAATCCTTCGAAAGCTTCGACCGATTGGCGCCCCTGCTGGGCAGCTTCAGGATCTACGCGCCGGACCTGCGCGGCCAGGGGGATGCGGACAAGCCGGTCGACGGCTATGCTCTGGCCGAACAAGCCGCGGATGCCGCTGCAATTCTCGCGGCCCTAGACGTTCCCCGGGCATTCGTCCTCGGCTCCTCGAGCGGCGGATATGTGGCCCAGGCGCTGGCCGTGGGCTACCCGGAGTGTGTCGCGGCACTGGTGTTGGTGGGCGCACCCCTGAGCTTGCGGAGGCGGCCCGACTTCACGGAGAAGGTCGAGGCCCTGACGGATCCCGTCAGTGTGGCGTGGGTCCGCGAATCGTTCTCGTGGTTCCCGCTGCTGCACGAGGTTCCCGCATGGTTCATCGATGACCGCGTAGATGACGGAACCAGGATGCCCGCACACGTGTGGCGGGCCATCCTAGATGGGCTGTGTGAGGCCACTCCGCCCACCGAATCTGGAACCATTGATGCACCCACACTGATCCTGTGGGGCGGGCACGACCACCTGCTATCACTGGCCGACGAGCAGACCCTGGCCGCTCGCATCGCGGGGTCGGTCCTGAAGGTTTATCCGGACTCGGGTCACTTGATCCTCTGGGAATGCCCGGAAGAGGTGGCGGCAGACGCAATGGAGTTTCTTGCGGCGCTGCATTGA
- a CDS encoding flavin reductase family protein has product MSQETMLSPLNTSDLRSAFGQFASGVTIVTTQGTDGNPYGAMVTAFVAVSLDPPLAQITLTRSSRAAKHLDGSAFAINILAADQLGIAKHFAGDAGENEPQWMLNGNVPVLVGNAATLECRAWNNYDGGDHIIVVGEVCSLTVGQTDPLLFHEGAFHRLGEPLEGHRDGSWFAGATNFQSLIR; this is encoded by the coding sequence ATGTCCCAGGAAACCATGTTGAGCCCGTTGAACACGAGTGATCTTCGTAGCGCCTTTGGTCAGTTTGCCAGCGGCGTCACGATAGTGACCACGCAGGGGACCGACGGCAACCCTTACGGGGCCATGGTGACTGCGTTCGTCGCGGTGTCACTGGATCCGCCGCTGGCGCAGATCACCCTGACGCGCAGCTCACGGGCGGCGAAGCACTTAGACGGGTCGGCCTTCGCCATCAACATCCTTGCGGCAGACCAACTAGGGATCGCCAAGCACTTCGCCGGCGATGCAGGCGAAAACGAGCCCCAATGGATGCTCAACGGAAATGTGCCGGTGTTGGTGGGCAACGCAGCCACGCTGGAATGCCGGGCATGGAACAACTATGACGGCGGTGACCACATCATCGTGGTCGGCGAAGTTTGCTCGCTCACGGTGGGACAAACCGACCCTCTGCTTTTCCACGAGGGCGCGTTCCACCGCCTGGGTGAGCCTCTGGAAGGCCACCGGGATGGCAGCTGGTTCGCCGGCGCCACGAACTTTCAGTCGTTGATCCGGTAA